A single region of the Rhizobium sp. NLR16a genome encodes:
- a CDS encoding beta-ketoacyl-ACP synthase: MSKAANDVVISGVGIVTCQGVGKEAHIALLSAESAPKAIVETEKFKPYPVHPLPEIDWSQQIPKRGDQRQMENWQRIGVFAAGLALDDAGFKDNIEACGTMDMIVAAGGGERDINVDTLIVDEGLKRNDRELLLNEKLTTELRPTLFLAQLSNLLAGNISIVHKVTGSSRTFMGEEASGVSAVETAFWRIRSGESTHALVGGAFAAERPDMILLTEAIGAHTRGEWAPLWSRSGLEGGGMITGSAGAFLVLESRKHAQERGAHIYATISAVEGDRGNRAAGNFEVRMERLLKPAAELPAESMAIFSGSTGMHEIAAREKAVLEHQLPGAAIRGFGGVSGHTIEAQFPLGLALAALAIDANAKVPPFDAAHEAPMKAGTKAAVVTTVGHQRGEGVAVLSAEA; this comes from the coding sequence ATGAGCAAGGCTGCAAACGACGTCGTCATTTCAGGCGTCGGCATCGTTACCTGTCAGGGCGTCGGCAAGGAGGCGCATATCGCGCTGCTTTCGGCGGAGAGCGCGCCGAAGGCGATCGTCGAGACAGAGAAATTCAAACCCTATCCGGTGCATCCGCTGCCTGAGATCGACTGGTCGCAGCAGATCCCCAAGCGCGGCGACCAGCGCCAGATGGAGAACTGGCAGCGCATCGGCGTCTTCGCCGCGGGTCTTGCGCTCGACGATGCCGGCTTCAAGGACAATATTGAGGCCTGCGGCACGATGGACATGATCGTGGCGGCCGGCGGCGGCGAGCGCGACATCAACGTCGACACGCTGATCGTCGACGAGGGCTTGAAGCGCAACGACCGCGAACTGCTGCTCAATGAGAAGCTGACGACGGAACTCAGGCCGACGCTATTCCTGGCGCAGCTTTCCAATCTGCTTGCTGGCAATATTTCCATCGTTCACAAGGTCACCGGCTCCTCGCGGACCTTCATGGGCGAAGAAGCGTCGGGCGTTTCCGCCGTCGAGACGGCGTTCTGGCGCATTCGCTCCGGCGAATCCACCCATGCGCTGGTTGGCGGCGCCTTTGCTGCCGAGCGCCCGGATATGATCCTGCTTACCGAAGCGATCGGCGCGCACACGCGCGGCGAATGGGCGCCACTCTGGTCGCGCTCCGGCCTCGAGGGCGGCGGCATGATCACCGGTTCCGCCGGCGCCTTCCTGGTGCTGGAATCGCGCAAGCATGCGCAAGAACGCGGCGCGCATATTTATGCGACGATAAGCGCCGTTGAGGGCGATCGCGGCAATCGCGCTGCCGGCAATTTCGAAGTGCGGATGGAACGGCTGCTGAAGCCTGCCGCCGAGCTGCCGGCAGAGAGCATGGCGATCTTCTCCGGTTCGACCGGCATGCACGAGATCGCCGCCCGCGAAAAGGCGGTGCTGGAACATCAGCTTCCGGGTGCGGCGATCCGCGGCTTCGGCGGCGTTTCCGGTCACACGATCGAGGCGCAATTCCCGCTGGGGCTGGCGCTCGCAGCCCTGGCCATCGATGCCAACGCAAAGGTTCCACCCTTCGACGCTGCCCATGAAGCGCCGATGAAGGCGGGCACCAAGGCGGCCGTCGTAACGACGGTCGGACACCAGCGCGGCGAGGGCGTCGCCGTTCTTTCCGCAGAGGCGTGA
- a CDS encoding lipid A biosynthesis lauroyl acyltransferase yields the protein MKLFITRVVLALRNFQQWLVAQAMFGFLNVLKLFPADGAIRFADRMMRRLGRRTRRHKLMLVNLRNAFPEKSEAEIEEIALGSWGNMGRLAAEYVFLDQLFDYDPERPEPGRVEVSGIPIFLDLRDNPRPFIVFTGHTANFELLPVAGAAFGLTVTVLFRPPNNPYVAKKVFDFRSARMGKLVPSHAGSSFALARQLEAGQGVGVLVDQKFGKGLKGTFFGLDVKTNPLLPKLVRQFDCEVYPARCIRLPGNRYRLEIEPRLEMPRDAKGYLDLPAAAQLLNDKVESWVREYPEQWLWYHDRWQIKKTLAP from the coding sequence GTGAAGCTGTTCATTACCCGGGTCGTTCTGGCGCTCAGAAATTTCCAGCAATGGCTGGTGGCGCAGGCGATGTTCGGCTTCCTGAACGTGCTGAAGCTGTTTCCGGCCGATGGCGCGATTCGCTTCGCCGACCGGATGATGCGCCGCCTCGGCCGGCGGACCCGCCGCCATAAGCTGATGCTCGTCAATCTGCGCAACGCTTTCCCTGAGAAGAGCGAGGCCGAGATCGAAGAGATCGCGCTCGGCAGCTGGGGAAATATGGGTCGGCTCGCGGCCGAATACGTCTTTCTCGACCAGCTCTTCGACTACGACCCCGAACGGCCGGAGCCGGGCAGAGTGGAGGTGTCGGGCATCCCCATTTTCCTCGACCTGCGTGACAATCCGCGCCCCTTCATCGTCTTTACCGGCCATACTGCCAATTTCGAGCTGCTGCCGGTGGCGGGCGCGGCCTTCGGGCTCACAGTCACCGTGCTTTTCCGGCCGCCGAACAATCCCTATGTCGCAAAGAAGGTATTCGACTTCCGCAGCGCCCGCATGGGCAAGCTGGTGCCTTCGCATGCCGGCTCCTCCTTCGCGCTCGCACGCCAGTTGGAGGCGGGCCAGGGGGTGGGCGTGCTCGTCGACCAGAAATTCGGTAAGGGGCTGAAGGGCACCTTCTTCGGGCTAGACGTGAAGACCAATCCGCTGCTGCCGAAGCTGGTGCGCCAGTTCGATTGCGAGGTCTATCCGGCACGCTGCATCCGCCTGCCAGGTAATCGCTATCGGCTGGAAATCGAGCCGCGGCTGGAGATGCCGCGCGACGCTAAAGGTTATCTCGACCTGCCGGCGGCCGCCCAGCTACTCAACGACAAGGTGGAGAGCTGGGTGCGGGAATATCCGGAACAATGGCTCTGGTATCACGACCGCTGGCAGATCAAGAAGACGCTCGCGCCTTGA
- the cobA gene encoding uroporphyrinogen-III C-methyltransferase, whose product MSNSLFSHLPALEPGSVWLVGAGPGDPGLLTLLAARGLAEADVIVHDALVNEDCLRLAHPGAELEYAGKRGGKPSAKQRDISLRLVELARAGKRVLRLKGGDPFVFGRGGEEALTLVEHNIPFRIVPGITAGIGGLAYAGIPVTHREINHAVTFLTGHDSSGIVPDRIDWEAIGKGSPVIVMYMAMKHIAQISAKLIASGRSPSEPVAFVCNAATGAQQVLETTLGQATEAVTASRLEPPAVVVIGEVVRLRASLDWLGALAGRRLQPYPFRQSGQVLA is encoded by the coding sequence ATGTCGAATAGTTTATTCTCCCATTTGCCGGCGTTGGAGCCGGGCAGCGTCTGGCTCGTCGGGGCCGGTCCGGGTGATCCGGGCCTGCTGACGCTCTTGGCCGCCAGGGGGCTCGCCGAGGCTGATGTGATCGTCCACGACGCGTTGGTCAATGAGGACTGCCTGAGGCTCGCGCACCCCGGCGCCGAACTCGAATATGCCGGCAAACGCGGCGGCAAACCCTCGGCCAAGCAGCGGGATATTTCGTTGCGCCTGGTGGAACTGGCGCGCGCCGGCAAGCGGGTGCTGCGGCTGAAGGGGGGCGATCCCTTCGTCTTCGGGCGCGGCGGCGAGGAGGCGCTGACGCTGGTCGAGCACAATATTCCGTTCCGCATAGTGCCGGGCATCACTGCCGGTATCGGCGGGCTTGCCTATGCCGGCATTCCGGTGACGCATCGCGAGATCAATCATGCGGTGACGTTTCTGACCGGCCATGATTCCTCCGGCATCGTGCCGGACAGGATCGACTGGGAAGCGATCGGCAAGGGTTCGCCGGTGATCGTCATGTACATGGCGATGAAGCACATCGCCCAGATCAGCGCCAAACTCATTGCTTCGGGCCGCTCGCCATCCGAGCCCGTGGCTTTCGTCTGCAATGCGGCGACCGGCGCGCAGCAGGTGCTGGAGACGACGCTCGGGCAAGCGACCGAGGCTGTTACCGCCTCCCGGCTCGAGCCGCCGGCGGTGGTCGTCATCGGCGAGGTGGTGCGGCTCCGAGCCTCGCTCGATTGGCTCGGCGCTCTCGCCGGACGACGGCTGCAGCCGTATCCGTTCCGCCAGTCCGGCCAGGTGCTGGCATGA
- a CDS encoding cobyrinate a,c-diamide synthase, producing MSGLLIAAPSSGVGKTTVTLGLLRALRRRGIAIAPGKAGPDYIDPAFHAAASGTPCLNFDPWAMRPELISANATLHRSGDRILVVEAMMGLFDGAADGKGTAADLAAQLGLSVVLVIDASRMSQSVAPLVAGFAGFRADVRVAGVILNKVGSERHEAMLRQALEAIRMPVIAVIGTDEALVLPNRHLGLVQAGEHASLEDFIEHAADAVSEECNFEFLLRIARQGLNRPSAANIDRLPPLGSRIAVARDIAFAFSYEHMLLGWRRRGAAISFFSPLADEAPAADADAIYLPGGYPELHAGTLSQASNFRAGLLDAAARGIRIYGECGGYMVLGDGLIDAEGIRHEMLGLLPVVTSYAARKRHLGYRHVMPLDGAIFQRAMTAHEFHYSTLISEGEGERLFQVRDALGTDLGPAGLRRGQVAGSYMHLIDLAGIAA from the coding sequence ATGAGCGGCCTCCTGATCGCAGCTCCTTCTTCCGGCGTCGGCAAGACGACGGTGACGCTCGGCCTGCTCAGAGCCTTGCGTCGGCGCGGCATCGCGATCGCGCCCGGCAAGGCCGGCCCCGACTATATTGATCCCGCCTTCCATGCGGCGGCAAGCGGCACGCCCTGCCTGAACTTCGACCCCTGGGCGATGCGGCCGGAGCTGATCTCGGCCAATGCGACGCTGCACCGCTCCGGCGACCGCATTCTCGTCGTTGAGGCGATGATGGGGCTGTTCGACGGAGCGGCCGACGGGAAGGGGACGGCAGCGGATCTGGCCGCCCAGCTCGGCCTTTCCGTGGTGCTGGTCATCGACGCTTCGCGCATGTCGCAATCGGTCGCGCCGCTAGTAGCGGGTTTTGCCGGTTTCCGCGCGGATGTTCGCGTTGCCGGCGTCATCCTCAACAAGGTCGGCAGCGAACGGCACGAGGCGATGCTGCGTCAGGCGCTCGAGGCGATTCGGATGCCGGTGATCGCCGTGATCGGCACCGACGAGGCGCTTGTCCTGCCGAATCGCCATCTCGGCCTTGTTCAGGCCGGTGAGCATGCAAGCCTCGAAGATTTCATCGAGCATGCGGCGGATGCCGTCTCCGAGGAATGCAATTTCGAGTTTCTGCTGCGCATCGCCAGGCAGGGCCTCAACCGGCCGTCGGCTGCCAATATCGATCGCCTGCCGCCACTCGGCAGTCGCATTGCGGTGGCCCGTGATATCGCTTTCGCCTTTTCCTATGAGCATATGCTGCTTGGCTGGCGGCGGCGGGGGGCTGCGATTTCCTTCTTCTCGCCGCTCGCCGACGAGGCGCCCGCTGCCGATGCTGATGCGATCTATCTGCCTGGCGGTTATCCCGAACTGCATGCCGGAACGCTCTCCCAGGCGTCGAATTTTCGCGCAGGCCTTCTCGATGCGGCGGCGCGCGGCATCCGGATCTATGGCGAGTGCGGCGGCTACATGGTGCTCGGCGATGGGCTGATCGACGCAGAGGGCATCCGTCACGAGATGCTCGGTCTGCTGCCCGTTGTCACCAGCTATGCCGCGCGAAAACGCCATCTCGGTTATCGCCACGTCATGCCGCTCGACGGCGCGATCTTTCAGCGAGCGATGACGGCGCATGAATTCCACTATTCCACCCTCATCTCCGAAGGCGAGGGCGAACGGCTGTTTCAGGTCCGAGATGCGCTCGGAACCGATCTTGGCCCGGCGGGGCTCCGGCGCGGGCAGGTGGCGGGTTCCTACATGCATCTGATCGATCTTGCCGGGATTGCCGCGTGA
- a CDS encoding beta-ketoacyl-ACP synthase yields the protein MTASAYRDHLGRPIIAVTGMGIITSLGQGLKDNWAALSSGTSGIHAINRFPTEGLSTRIAGTVDFIDIPVPNAVERSYAFARETTIEALADAGLSGDFNGPLFLAAPPIEPEWSARFELADRSPAADHPGDAYERFLTALRQRPDPAFHEAALFGAISERLADRFGTRGLPVTLSTACASGVTAIQLGIEAIRQGRTDRALTVATDGSLSAEALIRFSLLSALSTQNDPPTKASKPFSKDRDGFVIAEGAATLVLESLEAAVARGAKVLGIMKGAGDKADSFHRTRSSPDGGPAIATIRAALADAGIDESGIGYINAHGTSTPENDKMEYGAMSAVFGERLVAIPVSSNKSMIGHTLTAAGAVEAVFSLQTMLTGTLPPTINYANPDPSIVLDVVPNRKREAQVSAVLSNSFGFGGQNASLVMALEPA from the coding sequence ATGACAGCTTCCGCTTACAGGGATCACCTCGGTCGGCCGATCATCGCAGTGACCGGCATGGGCATCATCACTTCGCTCGGCCAGGGGCTGAAGGACAATTGGGCAGCTCTTTCCTCCGGCACCTCGGGCATCCATGCGATCAATCGCTTTCCCACAGAGGGTCTCTCGACACGGATTGCCGGCACTGTCGATTTCATAGACATTCCGGTGCCGAATGCCGTCGAGCGTTCCTATGCCTTTGCGCGCGAGACGACCATCGAGGCACTAGCCGATGCCGGTCTATCAGGCGATTTCAACGGCCCGCTGTTCCTTGCCGCGCCGCCGATCGAACCCGAATGGAGCGCCCGTTTCGAACTTGCAGACCGCTCGCCGGCCGCCGATCATCCGGGCGATGCCTATGAGCGCTTCCTGACGGCGCTGCGCCAGCGCCCGGACCCGGCCTTCCACGAGGCGGCCTTGTTCGGCGCGATTTCCGAGCGCCTTGCCGACCGGTTCGGCACGCGCGGCCTTCCCGTGACCTTGTCGACGGCCTGCGCCTCCGGTGTCACTGCGATTCAGCTCGGCATCGAGGCGATCCGCCAGGGCCGTACCGATCGCGCACTGACGGTTGCGACCGACGGGTCGCTCAGCGCCGAGGCGCTGATCCGCTTTTCGCTTCTGTCGGCTCTTTCGACGCAAAACGATCCGCCGACCAAGGCCTCCAAGCCGTTCAGCAAGGATCGCGACGGCTTCGTCATCGCCGAGGGTGCGGCGACGCTGGTGCTGGAATCGCTGGAAGCGGCGGTCGCCCGCGGCGCCAAGGTGCTCGGCATCATGAAGGGCGCCGGCGACAAGGCCGACAGCTTCCACCGCACCCGGTCTTCGCCCGACGGCGGTCCGGCGATCGCGACGATCCGCGCGGCCCTTGCCGACGCAGGCATCGACGAGAGCGGCATCGGCTACATCAATGCGCACGGCACCTCGACACCCGAGAACGACAAGATGGAATATGGCGCCATGTCGGCCGTCTTTGGCGAACGGCTCGTCGCCATTCCGGTGTCGTCGAACAAATCGATGATCGGCCATACGCTGACGGCGGCGGGCGCGGTCGAGGCGGTGTTCTCGCTGCAGACGATGCTGACGGGCACGCTGCCGCCAACGATCAACTACGCCAATCCCGACCCGTCGATCGTGCTCGATGTCGTGCCGAACAGGAAGCGGGAGGCCCAGGTTTCGGCCGTGCTTTCAAACTCCTTCGGCTTCGGCGGGCAGAATGCCAGCCTTGTCATGGCGCTCGAACCGGCTTAA
- the cbiB gene encoding adenosylcobinamide-phosphate synthase CbiB: MTIDLNLLVLLLALLLDRIVGDPQWLWSRVPHPVAIFGAVISYADQQLNPSSLTGHQRRMNGVAAIVALLLLALAAGFVFNRFFALFGLAGILLETGLVAIFLAQKSLADHVAAVAVALREEGLVGGRAAVARIVGRDPETLDEPAVCRAAIESLAENFSDGVVAPAIWYAIFGMPGLFAYKMLNTADSMIGHRSEKYIDFGWAAARLDDVANWPAARLSILLIAAGAWIRRGTSACREAIRVAMRDGGLHRSPNSGRPEAAMAGALNVQLAGPRIYGGVLVTEPMINNPGRDVATSGDIEDGVSVYQASCMVLAGITFGLFLCFL; the protein is encoded by the coding sequence ATGACGATCGACCTAAACCTTCTCGTGCTGCTTCTGGCGCTGCTGCTCGACCGGATCGTCGGCGATCCGCAATGGCTCTGGTCGCGCGTGCCGCATCCCGTTGCGATTTTCGGAGCGGTGATCTCCTATGCCGACCAGCAGCTCAATCCTTCAAGCCTCACGGGCCATCAACGGCGGATGAACGGCGTCGCCGCCATCGTAGCGCTGCTGTTGCTGGCCCTGGCGGCAGGCTTCGTGTTCAACCGGTTTTTCGCGCTGTTCGGCCTCGCCGGCATCCTGTTGGAGACCGGATTGGTGGCGATCTTCCTGGCGCAGAAGAGCCTTGCCGACCATGTCGCCGCCGTTGCCGTCGCCCTGCGTGAGGAGGGGCTTGTCGGTGGACGGGCGGCCGTTGCCCGCATTGTCGGGCGCGATCCCGAGACGCTGGATGAGCCGGCCGTCTGCCGCGCGGCGATCGAAAGCCTTGCCGAGAACTTCTCCGATGGCGTCGTCGCGCCGGCGATTTGGTATGCCATTTTCGGCATGCCAGGGCTTTTCGCCTACAAGATGCTGAACACGGCCGATTCGATGATCGGCCATAGATCGGAAAAATACATCGATTTCGGCTGGGCGGCCGCTCGGCTCGACGATGTCGCCAACTGGCCGGCCGCGCGCCTCTCCATCCTGCTGATTGCTGCAGGCGCCTGGATCCGGCGCGGCACCAGCGCCTGCCGCGAGGCGATCCGGGTAGCGATGCGCGACGGCGGCTTGCACCGTTCGCCGAATTCCGGCCGTCCGGAAGCGGCAATGGCGGGTGCGCTGAATGTCCAGCTTGCCGGACCGCGCATCTACGGCGGCGTGCTCGTTACCGAACCGATGATCAACAATCCCGGGCGCGATGTCGCGACATCCGGCGACATCGAGGACGGTGTCTCCGTTTATCAGGCGAGTTGCATGGTGCTTGCCGGCATCACGTTCGGATTGTTTTTGTGCTTCCTGTGA
- the cobD gene encoding threonine-phosphate decarboxylase CobD: MSAPIVHGGGVTAAAAAFGGRPEDWLDLSTGINPCPAALPEIPARAWHRLPDSHLAEEARWAARDYYGSGEILPLPVPGTQSVIQLLPRLLTKDEGARVAVVAPTYGEYAHAFNSAGFAVDTVGHVAAIGVEHRLAVVVNPNNPDGLTWPVETLIGLHDRMKAVNGLLVVDEAFGDADPALSLAGHAQRLSNLVIFRSFGKFFGLAGLRLGFAIARDDILQRFEGWLGPWAVSGPALSIAGSLLRSDVSPIRQLIDERGVGLHAVLTGLGLQIAGGTALFSLVDDARASDIYTHLCRHHILVRKFDYAPGWLRFGLTPDPAADRRLGEVLQRFER; encoded by the coding sequence GTGAGCGCGCCGATCGTCCATGGTGGCGGAGTCACTGCCGCTGCTGCCGCCTTTGGCGGCAGGCCGGAGGACTGGCTCGACCTTTCCACCGGGATCAATCCGTGCCCGGCTGCCCTGCCGGAAATCCCTGCAAGGGCTTGGCACCGCCTGCCGGACAGCCATCTGGCCGAAGAGGCAAGGTGGGCGGCGCGCGATTACTATGGGAGCGGCGAGATCCTGCCGCTGCCGGTGCCCGGCACGCAATCGGTGATCCAACTTCTGCCGCGGTTGCTGACAAAGGATGAGGGCGCCAGGGTCGCCGTCGTGGCGCCGACCTATGGCGAGTATGCGCACGCTTTTAATTCAGCCGGTTTTGCCGTCGATACCGTCGGTCATGTCGCTGCGATCGGAGTTGAGCATCGGCTTGCGGTCGTTGTCAATCCGAACAATCCCGATGGGCTGACATGGCCCGTGGAAACGCTGATTGGCCTGCATGACAGGATGAAGGCGGTCAATGGACTTCTGGTTGTCGATGAAGCCTTCGGCGACGCCGATCCGGCACTCAGTCTCGCCGGCCACGCGCAGCGGCTCTCAAATCTGGTGATCTTCCGCTCCTTCGGCAAGTTTTTCGGGCTCGCCGGCCTTCGGCTCGGCTTTGCGATTGCGCGTGATGATATTCTCCAGCGTTTCGAGGGATGGCTCGGACCCTGGGCCGTGTCCGGGCCGGCGCTTTCGATAGCAGGCTCGCTGCTGCGTTCGGACGTTTCCCCCATCCGCCAGCTCATCGATGAACGCGGCGTCGGGCTTCATGCGGTGCTGACCGGGCTCGGGCTGCAGATCGCAGGGGGAACGGCGTTGTTTTCCCTTGTCGACGATGCCAGAGCGAGCGACATTTACACGCATCTCTGCCGGCATCATATTCTCGTCCGCAAGTTCGACTATGCGCCCGGATGGCTGCGTTTCGGGCTGACGCCTGATCCGGCGGCGGACCGGAGGCTTGGCGAAGTCCTTCAGAGATTTGAGCGATGA
- a CDS encoding Crp/Fnr family transcriptional regulator, translating into MDVASSEIFETGTPVACRSCQARHGVVCGALSNAQLKELNRHSLRRKIEAGSEIIAQGSESSFYSNIMRGVVKLCKMMPDGRQQIVGLQFAPDFVGRPFVRESTLSAEAATDAEICVFPRNLLDRMIAETPELQRRLHDQALNELDAAREWMLTLGRRTAEEKVASLLHLIATHAEPQTAISTAFDLPLSRAEIADFLGLTIETVSRQMTRLRKRGVILIENSRHIVVPDLDELERISA; encoded by the coding sequence ATGGACGTTGCCAGCAGCGAGATTTTCGAGACAGGCACGCCCGTCGCATGTCGTTCCTGTCAGGCGCGGCACGGCGTCGTCTGCGGCGCCCTGTCGAACGCTCAGTTGAAGGAGCTCAACCGCCACTCCCTGCGCCGCAAGATCGAGGCCGGCTCGGAGATCATTGCGCAAGGATCGGAAAGTTCGTTTTATTCGAACATCATGCGCGGCGTGGTGAAGCTCTGCAAGATGATGCCGGACGGACGCCAGCAAATCGTCGGCCTGCAGTTCGCTCCCGATTTCGTCGGCAGACCCTTCGTGCGCGAAAGCACACTGTCGGCGGAGGCGGCAACCGACGCCGAAATTTGTGTCTTCCCGCGCAACCTGCTCGACCGCATGATCGCGGAGACGCCGGAGCTGCAGCGCAGGCTGCACGATCAGGCGCTCAACGAGCTCGACGCCGCGCGCGAATGGATGCTGACGCTCGGCCGCCGCACGGCGGAAGAGAAGGTTGCAAGCCTGCTCCACCTCATCGCGACCCATGCCGAGCCGCAAACCGCGATCAGCACCGCCTTCGATCTGCCGTTATCGCGCGCCGAGATCGCCGATTTTCTCGGGCTGACGATCGAAACCGTCAGCCGGCAGATGACCAGGCTGCGCAAGCGGGGTGTTATCCTGATCGAGAACTCCAGACATATCGTCGTTCCCGATCTGGATGAACTGGAAAGAATCAGCGCGTAA
- a CDS encoding zinc-binding dehydrogenase — MRALQLIDDRKLEITDLPEPEAPAAGEVTLRVKAVALNHIDVWGWRGMAFAKRKMPLVIGAEASGVIEAIGPGVANVLPGQLVSIYGARTCGLCRPCREGRDNLCEHVSGVHGFHLDGFAQEKVNLPARLLVPAPPGVDAIGAALAPVTFGTVEHMLFDNAKLEPGETILVHAGGSGIGTAAIQLAKKIGCTVITTVGSDDKIDKAKALGADHVINYRTDRFEGVVRKLTKKKGVDVVFEHVGKDTWAGSMLCMKRGGRLVTCGSTSGVSTEMNLMMLFQQQLKLFGSFGCRMENMADAMQKMGRGLVHPVIDTEVGFDDIDRALERMESRQIFGKIILKMD; from the coding sequence ATGCGCGCTTTGCAACTGATCGACGACCGCAAGCTTGAGATCACCGACCTGCCGGAACCGGAGGCACCTGCCGCCGGCGAGGTGACGCTGCGCGTCAAGGCGGTGGCGCTGAACCATATCGACGTCTGGGGCTGGCGCGGCATGGCTTTCGCCAAGCGCAAGATGCCGCTCGTCATCGGCGCGGAAGCCTCCGGCGTCATCGAAGCGATCGGTCCCGGGGTCGCCAATGTGCTGCCGGGCCAGCTGGTTTCGATCTATGGCGCGCGCACCTGCGGCCTCTGCCGGCCCTGCCGCGAAGGCCGAGACAATCTCTGCGAGCATGTTTCCGGCGTGCATGGTTTCCATCTCGATGGTTTCGCGCAGGAGAAGGTGAACCTGCCGGCGCGTCTGCTCGTTCCCGCACCTCCCGGTGTGGATGCGATCGGCGCCGCACTCGCTCCCGTCACCTTCGGCACGGTCGAGCACATGCTGTTCGACAACGCCAAGCTCGAGCCCGGCGAAACGATCCTCGTCCATGCCGGCGGCTCCGGCATCGGCACGGCGGCAATTCAACTGGCCAAGAAGATCGGCTGTACCGTGATTACCACGGTCGGTTCCGATGACAAGATCGACAAGGCCAAAGCTCTCGGCGCCGATCACGTCATCAACTACCGCACCGACCGCTTCGAAGGCGTGGTGCGCAAGCTCACCAAGAAGAAGGGTGTGGACGTCGTCTTCGAACACGTCGGCAAAGACACCTGGGCGGGTTCGATGCTCTGCATGAAGCGCGGCGGGCGTCTCGTCACCTGCGGCTCGACCTCCGGCGTTTCCACAGAGATGAACCTGATGATGCTGTTCCAGCAGCAGCTGAAGCTCTTCGGCTCGTTCGGCTGCCGCATGGAGAACATGGCCGATGCAATGCAGAAGATGGGCCGCGGGCTCGTCCATCCGGTCATCGACACCGAAGTCGGCTTCGACGATATCGACCGGGCGCTGGAGCGGATGGAAAGCCGCCAGATCTTCGGCAAGATCATTCTGAAGATGGACTGA
- a CDS encoding L,D-transpeptidase → MKTIFAAAAASLLLQFSPAAAEAAALVANISIGKQTMTVTENGFVKYRWKVSTARNGYVTPTGSWNAKWLSRDHRSRKYDNAPMPYAVFFNGGYAVHATFDLKRLGTPASHGCVRLHPDNAAEFFSLTRQAGLANTRVVITR, encoded by the coding sequence ATGAAGACGATTTTTGCCGCCGCGGCGGCAAGCTTATTACTGCAGTTTTCTCCGGCTGCGGCTGAGGCAGCAGCGCTGGTTGCCAATATCAGCATCGGCAAGCAGACGATGACCGTCACCGAGAACGGCTTCGTCAAATATCGCTGGAAGGTTTCCACCGCGCGCAATGGTTATGTCACGCCCACCGGCTCCTGGAACGCCAAATGGCTGTCGCGCGATCATCGCTCGCGCAAGTACGACAATGCGCCGATGCCTTACGCCGTATTTTTCAACGGCGGTTACGCCGTTCACGCCACCTTCGATCTGAAGCGTCTCGGCACACCGGCCTCGCATGGCTGCGTTCGCCTGCATCCTGACAATGCGGCCGAGTTCTTCTCATTGACGCGGCAGGCGGGTCTTGCCAATACCCGCGTCGTCATCACGCGCTGA
- a CDS encoding 3-hydroxyacyl-ACP dehydratase FabZ family protein: MLLEYFQMIDRVEAVDLKKGTLAARSVVPAKSPVFEGHFPGMPLVPGVLLIETMAQASGMLVLAVTDFAAMPFLMSVDGAKMRTFVEPEAVLDIEAVLEHDGSGFAVTKAKITSGGKKVCDAQLKLRTMPFSEVPLGDIVKKRAGEVGLLKAIAAQGVVG; encoded by the coding sequence ATGCTGCTGGAATATTTCCAGATGATTGACCGCGTCGAAGCGGTGGACCTGAAGAAGGGGACGCTTGCGGCGCGTTCCGTCGTACCGGCCAAGAGCCCCGTCTTCGAGGGCCATTTTCCCGGTATGCCGCTCGTTCCCGGCGTGCTCCTGATCGAGACCATGGCGCAGGCTTCCGGCATGCTGGTGCTTGCCGTGACCGACTTTGCCGCCATGCCCTTCCTGATGTCGGTCGACGGTGCCAAGATGCGCACCTTCGTCGAGCCGGAAGCCGTGCTCGATATCGAGGCGGTGCTGGAGCATGACGGGTCGGGTTTCGCGGTCACCAAGGCCAAGATCACCAGCGGCGGCAAGAAGGTCTGCGATGCGCAGCTGAAACTGCGCACCATGCCCTTCAGCGAAGTTCCGCTCGGCGATATCGTTAAAAAACGCGCCGGCGAGGTCGGGCTTCTCAAAGCGATCGCAGCGCAGGGAGTGGTTGGATGA
- a CDS encoding acyl carrier protein: protein MTATFDKVADIIAETSEIDRATITPESHTIDDLGIDSLDFLDIVFAIDKEFGIKIPLEKWTQEVNEGKVSTEEYFVLKNLCAKIDELKAAKA from the coding sequence GTGACCGCTACATTCGATAAAGTTGCCGACATTATTGCAGAAACCAGCGAGATCGATCGCGCCACGATCACGCCGGAGAGCCATACGATCGACGACCTCGGTATCGACAGCCTCGATTTCCTCGACATCGTCTTTGCGATCGACAAGGAATTCGGCATCAAGATTCCGCTCGAAAAGTGGACGCAGGAGGTCAATGAAGGCAAGGTTTCTACGGAAGAATATTTCGTGCTGAAGAACCTCTGCGCCAAAATCGACGAGCTCAAAGCGGCCAAGGCCTGA